Within Bdellovibrio bacteriovorus HD100, the genomic segment ATCCCAGGCCCACAATCTGAAAAATTATGCGATAAACATGCTGCAAAAGCTTTCAGACTTTACCGGCACCGATCTGGCCGGACCTGCCCGTGAAGTGATGGAAAATGTTCTGCACAAAATCGGAAGCGGAGCTATTGAGTATTCCACACAGTTTCTGGGACAGCTTCCAGTCATTTTACTCATGATTTTTGTGTTCCTCATTTCAATGACTGTGATGCTGATGAAAGCACCTGGCATCAAGGAATTCACCCTGCGCTATAGCCCACTGAAAGCAGACACCACGGAAAAGCTGATCGTGATCACCAAAAAAAGCTGCTGGCTGACCCTGTTTTCAACTTTGGTGATTGGCCTGATTCAGGCAAGCCTTATTGGCGCCGGCAGTTTGATCTTTGGCGAGGGTGATTTCTGGCTGGTTCTGACAGTCACATTCTTTGTGTCTTTCATCCCCGTGATTGGTGCCGCACCGGTGGGTTATCTGCTGTGTGTGCTGGCCTTTATTGGTGATCGCACTGGAGCGGCCATTGGTCTTTTCATCGTCGCAACCATTGCCGGCAGCATCGACAATATCCTGAAGCCATTTTTCATCGGTGGTGATCAGGACATTTCGCCGGTCATTGGTTTTACCTGCGTGGTGGGCGCCATCATCATGATGGGTCTTCCGGGGTTGCTCATTGGCCCTGTAGTCATGAATCTTTTTGTCGGCATTTCACCGATCCTGCTGAAAGAAACTTAGACCCCTAAGAGCAGAGCCTGGCGGGGACGACGAGCCCCCCGCTGAGCTCCCAGTCTCGCTGTTAAAGTTTTCGGATAACGGACTTGAAGAAGTCATTTCCTTTGTCATCGACGATGATAAAGGCCGGGAAGTCTTTGACTTCGATCTTCCACACAGACTCCATACCCAGTTCCGGGAAATCCAGCACTTCAACTTTTGTGATGCACTCTTTGCCCAAACGGGCCGCCGGGCCGCCAATAGAGCCCAGATAGAAGCCACCGTACTGTTTGCAGGCTTCTGTGACCTGCGGGCTGCGGTTCCCCTTACCCAACATGATCATGGAGCCTCCCAGCGCCTGGAACGTCCCCACATACGGGTCCATTCGTTCACTGGTCGTCGGCCCGAAGGAGCCGGAAGCGTAGCCTTTTGGCGTCTTAGCCGGGCCCGCGTAATAGACTGCATAATCCTTAAAGTACTGAGGCACACCTTCGCCGCGATCGACTTTTTCTTTCAGTTTCGCATGAGCGATGTCGCGAGCCACGATCATGGGACCGCTTAACATCACCCGGGTCGCCACTTTTTGCTGGGAAAGAACCTTCAGCGTTTCCGCCATCGGTTTGTTCAGATCAATTTCAATTGCTTCGGCGCTGGCATCCTTCAGGTGATTTGGCAGGTACTGCTCTGGATGAAGCTCCAATTGTTCCAGGAAGATACCGTCGCGGGTGATCTTGCCTTTGATGTTACGATCCGCAGAACAGCTGACGCCCACACCAATCGGGCAACTTGCTCCGTGGCGAGGCAGTCGGATCACACGCACGTCGTGCACGAAGTACTTGCCACCGAACTGAGCACCGATGCCCGTTTCACGAGCCCACTGCTCGACTTGTTTTTCCATTTCAAGATCACGATAGGCCCGTCCGCCTTCGCTGCCTGTCGTCGGCAGACCATCCAGATAACCTGCAGATGCGTATTTCACGATCTTCAGCGTTTCTTCCGCCGACGTTCCACCCACGCAAAAAGCCAGGTGATAAGGAGGACAAGCCGCCGTGCCCAAAGAGTTCAGCGTTTCGCGCACAAACTTTTCAAAACCTTCCGGATTCAGAACCGCTTTGGTTTTTTGATACAGATAGGATTTATTCGCACTGCCGCCACCTTTAGCCAGGAACAGGAAGTTGTACTCTTCGCCCTGCTCGGAATAGATGTCGATCTGGGCTGGCAGATTGCTGCCGGTATTTTTTTCTTCAAAGAAAGAAATCGGCGCCATCTGAGAAAAGCGCAGATTGCGTTTTTGATAGGTGTTGTAAATCCCTTTGGACAGGAATTCCTTGTCATCAGCCCCGGTGAACACGCGCTCCCCTTTTTTGCCGACAACAATTGCAGTTCCCGTGTCCTGACAGGAAGGGAACTCCATCTGCGCCGCGATCACCGCATTGCGCAGCAGATCCACCGCCACAAAGCGGTCATTTGGTGAAGCTTCAGGGTCCTGAAGGATTCTTTCCAGTTTTTCCAGGTGCTTTGGGCGCAACAGGTGCGAAACATCGCTCAAGGCCTCTTGAGCGAGCAGTTCCAATGCTTCAGGTTCAACAATCAGAACCTCGCGCTCGCCGATTTTTTCCACGCGCACGTGATCGGAAGAGATCTTTTTATATTGAGTCGTATCTTTTTGCTTTTCATAGAGGGGGAAGTATTTAAATGACATGCAACTGAAAGTAGCATTGCGTCGTGTTCGCGCGCAACCCTCGGTAGGCTGTGTTAGGTGGGCTATTTGGGTGGGACTTTGTGAGCCGCGATTGCGGCGGTTTTCTTGGGACCGGGTCTCTCTTCGCTGGAGAGTGGTCAGGAACCTACCGAGGTTAGAAGGCTTCGTTTGTGACGTCTCCTTCTGAAACACAACATATCGCCCTGGACCTATAAGCACAAAGTCATAATTTTTACCGATTCCATAAGTTTTGCTTATGGATAAATCAGGGGTCCGATTAAACAGATTTGAGGATATTGATCATGAACTTTTTGCAGCGTATCACAGAGAGGGAGAAATAAAACCCCTCTCTGGAACCAGTTTCCGGGCTCCCTAACACAATCTTGAAATAACTTCGGGGCTCCCGGCGGCTCTTTAGATTGCAAAGTGGCTGATTTTCCTTTAGCTTCCTCGAAATTTTACCGGAGGTTCCATGGCATTATTACTGGTCAGCGCCTGTCTGTTCGCGGTTATCTTCTTGTACTTCAAGAACAACCCGCTGGGACATTCACGCAAGTTCATGATTCGTCGTTTCGTTAACTGGTTCCCTCTGGGTATGACATATGCATTCTTGTATATGGGCCGATACAATCTGAACGTTTCCAAAAACGCCCTGGGCGACATGATGACCAAGGAGCAGTTCGGTATCATCTTCGCGGCCGGCACGATCACTTACGGTCTTTCTTTCCTTCTGAATGGACCGATCGTTGATAAAATCGGCGGAAAAAAAGGGATCATCATTGCGGCCCTGGGCTCATCCATCATGAATCTTTTGATGGCCGGTGCAACGTACCTGTACATGATGGGCACACTGAAAACCAACATCGTGGTGGCATATTCAGTATTGTTCGCTCTGAACATGTTCTTCCAATCCTACGGTGCCGTTTCCATTATTAAGGTTAAAGCATACTGGTTCCACGTTCGTGAACGCGGTGTTTTTGGCGCGATCTTCGGTACTTTGATTTCCTTCGGGGTTTACTTTGCCTTCGACTGGGGTCAGGCGATTGTTGAAGCTTCCAAGCTGCAGTTGGGCCATGAACCTACAGCCTTCCAAAGCTTCATCCGTCACATCTTCGCGATCGACACGGGCGTGACTAATGCGACCTGGCTGGTGTTTGCCATCCCGGCCTTCCTGCTTCTGTGCTGGGCTTTGATCGACTTTGTTCTTTTGAAAGACTCCCCGGCTGAAGCCAACTTCGGCGATTTCGATACAGCTGACGCATCTTCTGACTACGACGATTCCAATGTTAAAATCACTATCGGCTTCATGCTGAAAAAGATCTTCACCAACCCGGTGATGATCACCATCGCCCTGGTGGACTTCACTTCTGGTGTTCTGCGCAACGGTATCATGCAATGGTATCTGGTGTTCGCCCACGAGATGAAAGACAAGGACGCGGTGTTCTTTGAAGGCTCTCAGTTCTTTATCAAAAACTGGGGTCTGTTGCTGTGCATGACCGGCATCTTCGGCGGTTTCATGGCCGGCATCATCTCTGACCGTATGTTCCAGTCCCGCCGTGGTCCTCCTGCGGCAATCAACAATTTCATCATGATCCTTTTGTTGATCGTGATGGCATTCAATCTGATGAGCAACCCGACGGTTGTGGGTATTGCCGCGATCATGATTACTCTGACAGTTATCGGCGTTCACTCTTTGATGTCCGGTACTGCAGCTGCTGACTTCGGTGGTAAGAAAATGACGGCAACGGCTTCCGGCATCGTGGATGGTTGCGTGTACCTGGGCTCTGGTATCCAGTCCCTGGCGATCGGTTACCTGTCTCACAAGAGCTGGTCTTACTGGCCGTTGTTCCTGATCCCCTTTGCGGTGATGGGTCTTCTTCTTTCCTTGCGCATGTGGAATGAACTTCCGAAAGCGACCAAGAAATACATCGAAGAGATCGAAAAAGCGGAAGAGAAAGCTCAGAAGCTGGGCACCACCACGGTGGGCAGCTCTGACCCGACTCCGACCACATAGGACCTTTCTGGTTCGAATTAAGAAGCCTGCCTCTCCCGGCAGGCTTTTTTCGTTTAAAACCCTGTTATTCGCCACATTGATTCCCGACAAGCTCTAAGCCGAGTTCTTTATTGCATCTATTCTTCGCGGCACAATAAAGACCGGGAGGTTCTATGAGAATCATCTGGGCTTTGGATGCTTTTGAAGACAACAAAGAACTCAACCAGCGCATGGCTGACTATCTGACCCATCTGCACCAGACGCTGCAGGCGGAAATTGAACCTTTGTACCTTTTGCGTGAAAACGAAATCGTGCTGCCCACCTACGAAGTCCCTGCCTGGGTCACAGATCACTCCAAAACTGCCGAATCGCTCTTTAAAGAAGTCCTGAGCGACTACAACCTTCCCTTCCTGTTAGAGCCTAAGGTCATCCCTCACGCCTCACAGTCGCACGCTGGGGCCGCAGAAACCCTGTCCCACTATGCCCTGCGCACCGGGACTGACTTGATTGTCGTCGGCAGCCATGGCCGCGAAGGCTTCCAGCGTTTTATTCTGGGAAGTTTTGCTGAAAGCCTGCTATTGCAAAGCGAAGTGCCTGTCTGCGTGGTGGGGGCGCACACCACAAAAACCCGCTCACCGAAAAACATCCTGTTCCCGACCGAGTTCGGTGAGCATTCCAAGGACAACTTCCGGCATGTTCTGGAACTGGCGAAAAATCTGAAATCCGGCGTGACTCTGCTGCATGCCATTGCACGCCCTATAGAAAGCCTTTTTGATCTGGACACGCGCCCGCGCATATACAACTTCAAAGGGCAGATGCTGACTCTGGATCAAATCATCGAACACACCATCGAAGAACAATCCCACCGCGCCCAGCACTGGGTCGACTGGGCCCACAAAGAAGGCGTGGAAGCGCAATTCATTATTGATAATTCATTCCGTGGTGTGGATGAACTGGTGATGGAAGCCATCGACAGCACCGAAGCGGATCTGGTGGTGATGGAAGCCCAGAGCGGGCCGATGAGCGCCGCCCTACTGGGAAGCTACACCCGCAACGTGGTCCGCAAAGCCCACTGTCCGGTGTACGTGCTGACCCGTCACTTCTATGACAAGAAAGAGGACCGCTTTGTCGAGCCGTCCCCTTAGTTGCGCACCTGGGACGGGCGCATGGATTCTGGAAGTTTCTTATAAATATTATTCAAATGAGTTTTCAAAGTCGCCTTTGAGATGAAAAGCTTCTCGGCGATGTTTGCGTTGGTCATACCCTGAAGCACCATCTGCATGATACGGATTTCACTTTTGGTCAGACCTTTTTCGCGGAAATAAACTTCCTGCTTCTGGAACTTTTCTTCACTCTCATCCAGAGGATAAAGCATGGTGGTGATCTTATCCCCGTCATTCACGATCAGGGCATCCACCTTGTGACCTTCAATTTCAGTGGCTTTGAAAAGTTTCATACCTTCGGAGATGGCGGAACACTCCTCAATCTTTTTATAAAGAGTCATGCACGTCTTGGTGCACTGCTCACCCAGCATATTGCCACAGGTGTTGATGCTGTTTTCATTCTGATAGAGAACTCGCTTGTCCTGATCTTTCACGCACAAACCCAGCTTTGTCCCCAGATTTGCAAAGTGCCTTAAATCATTCTGGCCGTCCACACGCCACCTCCGTCCATGCCATACTCGCCGAAAGCCGCCCTTCAAAACATGATGCCCATCATAGGATCCAAAATAATTAAAGACCCTCTCCGATTTACGAGTCCTACAAAGCTTACTAACACTCGTGACTTCACATACTTAGCACCCTTACCAATCGCCCGTATAAATGTGAGGTGAAGGCCCCACAGGGGCATTGCGCGCAGCGATGCACGCACCATCAGCTTGCAAAATATTGGATCCCCAAATGCCCTTTTGGGAATCATATTCTGCGAAATTCCATAGGAAGTCTTAAAAATTTCATTCACAAAGTCAGAATAAAAACTTAGAAACAGATCGCATAAAACACGTTTTTCAACATAAACATAACTAAAAGCTCTTATTTATACCGCTTTTTGATTACGATAGAGCAATACTTCTAATGTCTAGGGGTGTAGGATCAGAATAAGACGATAGTTTGAATTTTATGTTAAAGAGCGGTCAAGATGTACCTCTGGGGAGGACGTCGGTACCGCCAAATGATACTTGCTGAACTAGTATTGAATTACGAACCCTCTTGGCCGAATATGAACCTGAGCCAAGTTTATAACCTCAAAAAGGAGGAATTTATGGGTGCAGCTCCACAAACTCACACGAGTCCTGAAAAGAAGTACATGCTGAAAATCCCCGTCCAGAAACGCTCCAAAGAGACGGTGGCCAGCATTGTAGAATCCTGCGCACGCCTTCTGGTTCAAGAGCCCTACCACGCTATCACTACTGACAAGATCGCCGAGATGGCGGGCGTCAGCATCGGGTCCTTGTATCAGTTCTTTGCCAACAAAGAAGCCATTGTGGCTGCGGTGATCGACGATCTTCTGCAGAAAGATCTGGCATATATTGAAGAGAAGCTGGCTCATCTTCAAACGCCGGACCTGGACGCCAAGATCCACGCCTTCATCGACATTGGATTCACGCGCTTCCACGACAACCGCCCGCTCAGAACCGCCCTGCAAGGCGTTCAAGGAATGCTGGATTACTGGGAAACACGCCGTGTGTTCTTTGAACACTATCAAAAAGCGGTTTTGGCACATATGCCGGTTTACCAGGGACGCGATCGCGATATGATGGCCCTATTCGTCGTCAGCTGCTTTAACAACATCCTGCAATTGGGATTGTTGGGACCGCAAACTGTCGAACGCGAAGAAGCGATCAAAAAAGAAGTCTTCACTCTGTTCAGCAGATACCTGAAGCCTTAAGAAATTACTTGCGTCCTCCGAGCCTCCCCGTATTCTTTATGAAAGCAGGGAGGCTTTTTTTATGCTCAAAAAGATCAAAACCAGTTTCACCGACACCATGGGCATCAACTATCCCATCATCGCCGCCCCGATGTTTCTGGTCAGCAACACCGATATCGTCGTCGAAGCCAGCGAGGCCGGCGGAATCGGCACCTTCCCTGCCCTGAACTACCGCCCGATCGAACAATACGCTGAAGCTCTGAAAAACATCAAAAGCCGCACCAAGAAACCCATTGGCGTAAATGTCATTGTGAACAAAAGCAACACCCGCCAAGGCGAAGACATCAAAGTGGCTTTGGATCACGGCGTGGAAATGTTCATCACCTCCCTGGGAAGCCCCAAATCTGTGATCCAGGACGCCCACAAAAATGGCGCCAAGGTTTTTTGCGATGTCACGAATCTTGAGCACGCCCTGAAAGTTCAGGACATGGGCGCGGACGGCGTGATTGCTGTGGGCGCGGGCGCTGGCGGACACGCCGGACCGATTTCTCCGTTGGTTTTGATTCCGTGGTTGAAAACCCGACTGCAGATTCCCATCATCGCTGCCGGGGGGATCGCCCACGGCTCAATGATCTCAGCCTGCCTTGCACTGGGTGCTTCCGGCGTCAGCGTGGGAACACGATTCATCGCCAGTCGCGAAGCCCAGGTGGACCAGTCATATAAAGACGCCATCGTGAACTCGACACCAGAGGATATCGTGATGACCACACGAGTGTCCGGTACACCGGCTGCGGTGATCAACACCCCTTACGTGCAGAAAATGGGAACTGACCTGCCGTGGGCGATGAAAGTCCTGAAGGACTACAAACTGACAAAGAAATACATGGTGCCTTTGATTCATTTGATGGGAATGAAATCCCTTGAGGCAGCGGCCACCAAACCCACTTGGAAAACCGTGTGGACTGCCGGGCAGTCTGTGGGCCTGGTGGAGGAGATTCTGACGGTGAAAGAGATCTACGCCAAACTCATCAATGAGTATGACGAGAGCGTAAAAAGCCTTTCCCAGCTAGGTCTTGAGTGATCTGTTTCTGACTGAAAGCGTGAGCTCATAAGTCATGATGGGCTCTGTCTCGCTGACAGAAGGGACAATTGCATACCCTTTCATTTTTCTTTCGATGCGGTTCGGATTGGTTTTGGACTCTTCAATCAAAGAGTTCACCAGTTCGACTTCATCACAAATAAAGTGCACATCCCCATCGCCGCGCTTCAGATACTCGCCTTTAAAATCCTTGAAAACAAAGTCGATCTTCTGTTTGCTTTCCGAAATCGCAAACACGGCCGCTGCCGCAATGGAAAGCTCGGCGCCAATTCCCAACGCTCCAAAATACATCGAATTCAGATGATTCTTCGTGCGGTATCCCAGCGGGATTTTAATCACGAAGCGCTTTTTACCCGCTTCCACCACGCGTGGACTGACAAACAGAACCAAAGGAATTTTAAAAAGACCGTAAAGATGAACGAACAGTGTGTATTTGAGATTTTTCATATTCATGTCTTGATAGTAGGACTCACGCCCAGAGATGGACCAGCGTTTTTCACTGAAGCCTCGACCTTTTGACAAAACGCACCATCAGGAGTGTAATGAAATCAGACAGGAGCTCCGTGAATTTTCCCCTTCATGTTCTCATTCCCTCCTTCTCACGGACTCCTGCCCCGTTTATTGACCCCTTGACTATTCGCCTTTAAAGGAGAGGATAGAAACAGCAAGGGGTTCTTTATTAGTATGGAACAAACTCCACCCAAAACCAAATTTCTGGATCGCTGGACGCCGCGGGTTCTTCGTGAGGCAAAACAGATTTTTCGTGAAAGTGGGATAAAAGGAGTGATCCGTCGCTACGGCTGGAGATTCTTTGCAGTGTTTTTTGCTTATTACCTGATCCGGGATGTCACCCTGTACATTCTTCTGCCGTGGTACCTGGCGAAGAACCTGCTGTAAAATACTACAGCTCAATTCCCAGAAGAAAACTTCCCACCAAGGCAACAAAGACCGCCAGCGCCATGATCGCAAGACCCTTGTCTTTTTGTTTCAGGAACAAAATGGCGGTCATCAACACCCGCACCAATGGCAGACACACCAACACCACCAGCCCAAACTGGGCAATCAACAGCGCACGATCATTCATTACCAAAGCCCACTGAATGTTTTCAATTAAGGGACGAGGCTCATAGACTGTAAAAGACTGCAGATTGTCACCATCGCGCCACCACATCCACAGCCAGCCCGCCAGCAGAAAGATCCCGGCGAACAAAACCCCGCCCCGAAGAATCTGACTGATGGTCAGCTCCAGATCATGTAAAGAATCTTTTTCAGGTGTTGCCTGCGGCGCTGGCGTCATTTCAACCCCTTGATGATCATCTGAATGGAAACAATACTTAATACCACCACAAAGATCTGGCGAATGCGCACGGCCGGGATTTTCACCATCGCTTTGGCGCCCACAAAAGACCCCACAATGATCCCCACCGCCACGGGTGCAGCAATTTCAGGGCGAACATCTCCACGCAGAAGATACGCCCCCGCACTGGCAGAGGCCGTCACACCAATCATAAAATTGGAAGTCGCGCTGGAAACCTTGATCGGAAGTTTCATCGCCCCGTCCATGGCCAGAACCTTAAAGATGCCACTGCCTATTCCCAGCAGGGCTGACATCACACCGGCACCAAACATCGCAAATAAACCCAGTGGAACGTTCTGCACTTTGTATTCAACCAGACGGTTGCCGCCTTCAGGATACACACCATCCAGCTTCAATTTTTCCGCCCAAGGGTGATTGACCGTGGCAATATGTTCACCGCGCTTTCGCAACATCATCAATGCGGAAAATAACAGGAAGGTTCCAAACAAAAGGAAAAGGAATTGAGCTTTGATAAATGAAGAAATCAAAAAGCCGACGATCGCGCCACTGACGGTCCCGACTTCCAGAAACACAGCCAGGCGCAGATTGGTCAAAGAATCTTTCAGGTAACTTGCCGCCGCACCGGATGAGGTCGCCACAATCGAAATCAAACTTGCGGCAATCGCATAACGAATATCGACGTGGTACACAAGCGTCAGAACCGGCACCACAATAATCCCGCCACCAAGCCCCAAAAGAGCCCCGAGGAATCCGGCAGCCATGGAAGTGAACAGCAGCAGTAACTCAAACATTGTGTCTGCTTACTTAGCACACTCGTGCAGTTTTACCAGACGAGCACCGAAATAAGTGTCTTTCTTTGTGAACTGCCAAGGTGGATAAGGCAGGAAGACCGCTTCCGCACACTGACCCGGCTGAGCCACTGCCCACTGACGGTCTTCGGAAGACGCCGTGAAGATTTCGTTTGTTTTAGTGTCCTTAATACCGATCGCAAAAGAGAACACCTGAGACGTGATATTTCCTTCAGCGCGTGTGACAAGCGCCACAGGGATTTCAACACGCTCAACACTGGTGATTTCACCAATTACAGTTTTAGAGAAGATCACACTGTAGTTAGCCAGCACCGCCCACAGGATCAAAACAAGAACCACCAAACCAATAACAAACTTCGTAAACTTCCAAATAGTTGCCATATCCATGGCTTATCGGTAAGTTTTAAACACGTCAACAAAAAGGACCCCCCGTGTTTTCCAAACAAGAAAAGTTCCTTCTCGCGATCCTGGCTTCCATACAGTTCAGTTCCATCGTGGACTTCATGATCATGATGCCGCTGGGGCCGCAGTTGATGCGCATGTTTGCAATCAATCCGCACCAGTTCGGACTCCTCGTGTCATCGTACACCTTCTTTGCGGGCCTCAGCGGCTTTGCCGCCTCTTTCTTTCTGGACAAATTTGATCGCAAGGCCTGCTTGCTGTTTTTCTTCGTTGGTTTCTCTGTCGGCACCGTGGCCTGCGGTCTGGCGCCAAACTATGAGATGCTGCTTTTGGCCCGCGGCCTGACGGGTGTCTTTGGCGGTGTCCTGGGATCGCTGGTTCTATCCATCGTCAGCGATGCGATTTCTTACGAGCGTCGCGGCAGCGCCATGGGGGTCATCATGACTTCGTTTTCCATGGCGTCCATTCTGGGAGTTCCCTTCAGTTTGTTCCTGGCGAATCAGTTCAACTGGCACGCTCCGTTTATCTTCCTGGGCTGCACTTCACTGCTGCTTTGTGTGGTGATCTGGTTCAAAGTACCGTCCATGAGCAAACACCTTGAAGGCGGTGTTAACAAAGAGCCGATGTGGAACACAATATCCCGCATCGCCAACAACAAAAACCAACGCCGTGGCTTGTATTTCATGTCATCTGTGATGTTCGGCCACTTTGCCATCATCCCGTTCCTGTCCCCGTCACTGGTGGCCAACGCAGGATTGAGTGAATCTCAACTGCCCTTGATGTACATGATTGGCGGAGCCTTTACGATCTTCAGCTCGCCATTTATCGGCCGCATGGCCGATCGCTATGGCAAACACAAGGTCTTCTTGTGGGGCGCTTTGGTGACGTTGATCCCGTATTGGGTGATCACCAATCTGGGGCCCAGCCCTCTGTGGGTGGTGCTGGCGATTTGTGCTTTCTTCTTTGTGGTTTCCGGCGGACGCATGATTCCGGCGACAGCCCTGGTGTCCGGCACAGCAAAACCGCAAAACCGCGGAAGCTTCATGAGTATCGTCAGCTGCGTGCAGCAACTGTCGTCAGCGGTTTCAAGTTACATCGGCGGATTGATAGTCACAACCGGTGCCAACGGAAGGTTGGAACACTATCCGGTGGTGGGTTACATTGCGATTGCTTTCACCTTTGTGGCAATCTTCCTGTCCCGCCGTATTGAGGCGGTCGAAGGCGGTGGCCCAGCTTCCGTCGAGCCTGTGGCAGAACCTGTGATCTAGCTTTTATTTTACTTTTTGCCGCAGAGTTTTGGTTTCAGAATGTTTGCGTTTGGTATCCAGACGCTTGCGCACAGAACTGCGGGAGGGCTTGGTGGCCACCCGTTTTTTCGGAACAAACAGTGCTTTTCTTAAAAGCGCATGAAGACGCGCAATGCATTCAGAACGATTCTGATCCTGATCACGATGCACATCACTGCGAATCAGAATATCCCCGTCCTCGGTCAACTGCGCGGCCAGTTTGGCCTGCAGGCGCAGTTTTAGTTCATCACTGATCACCTGGGAACTCATCAGATTCCAGCGCAGAATCGCCGCCGAATTGGTGCGATTGACATTCTGACCTCCCGGTCCGCGGGACCGGGCATAGGTGAAGTCAAGTTCGGCAAATGGAATCTGAATGTCGATCATGCCTTGGCGCTTTCAAAATCAGCCTGTCCCTCACCGATCTTCACATCGTTCAGGTACACTTCGTAATCAATCGGAGAGGCTTTCACAACCATCGCGCTGACGCCGCAGTACTTGGTCATGGACAAAACCACCGCTTTCATCAACTGCTCGTTTTTCATTTCGCCTTTTACGAGAAATTTCAGCTTTACGCGGTCGAAAATGGACGGATAGCCCGCCGTGGTGTCGGTGTCTGCATCCACACTGCAGGACTGAAGCCCGACTCTCATTTTCTGCAGGATGGAGATCACGTCCATTCCGGTGCAGCCGCAAATACTGGCCAAAAGCAGTTCTTTCGGGGATGGCCCTTGGTCCTTACCACCATCACTGCGTGAGTCCATTGCAACCTTGTGGTCGCGAATCTGCGACTCGA encodes:
- a CDS encoding AI-2E family transporter — its product is MLNSFKDKPQAVHWFFLILLLAAFLFINIPFLMPLTLAGVFALGLNDWIEKLSAKGRLGRKSWSLIFMLLGMCLFLIPLSLAIYRIVVYASQPKNIETDQILSQAHNLKNYAINMLQKLSDFTGTDLAGPAREVMENVLHKIGSGAIEYSTQFLGQLPVILLMIFVFLISMTVMLMKAPGIKEFTLRYSPLKADTTEKLIVITKKSCWLTLFSTLVIGLIQASLIGAGSLIFGEGDFWLVLTVTFFVSFIPVIGAAPVGYLLCVLAFIGDRTGAAIGLFIVATIAGSIDNILKPFFIGGDQDISPVIGFTCVVGAIIMMGLPGLLIGPVVMNLFVGISPILLKET
- a CDS encoding fumarate hydratase, encoding MSFKYFPLYEKQKDTTQYKKISSDHVRVEKIGEREVLIVEPEALELLAQEALSDVSHLLRPKHLEKLERILQDPEASPNDRFVAVDLLRNAVIAAQMEFPSCQDTGTAIVVGKKGERVFTGADDKEFLSKGIYNTYQKRNLRFSQMAPISFFEEKNTGSNLPAQIDIYSEQGEEYNFLFLAKGGGSANKSYLYQKTKAVLNPEGFEKFVRETLNSLGTAACPPYHLAFCVGGTSAEETLKIVKYASAGYLDGLPTTGSEGGRAYRDLEMEKQVEQWARETGIGAQFGGKYFVHDVRVIRLPRHGASCPIGVGVSCSADRNIKGKITRDGIFLEQLELHPEQYLPNHLKDASAEAIEIDLNKPMAETLKVLSQQKVATRVMLSGPMIVARDIAHAKLKEKVDRGEGVPQYFKDYAVYYAGPAKTPKGYASGSFGPTTSERMDPYVGTFQALGGSMIMLGKGNRSPQVTEACKQYGGFYLGSIGGPAARLGKECITKVEVLDFPELGMESVWKIEVKDFPAFIIVDDKGNDFFKSVIRKL
- a CDS encoding MFS transporter, producing the protein MALLLVSACLFAVIFLYFKNNPLGHSRKFMIRRFVNWFPLGMTYAFLYMGRYNLNVSKNALGDMMTKEQFGIIFAAGTITYGLSFLLNGPIVDKIGGKKGIIIAALGSSIMNLLMAGATYLYMMGTLKTNIVVAYSVLFALNMFFQSYGAVSIIKVKAYWFHVRERGVFGAIFGTLISFGVYFAFDWGQAIVEASKLQLGHEPTAFQSFIRHIFAIDTGVTNATWLVFAIPAFLLLCWALIDFVLLKDSPAEANFGDFDTADASSDYDDSNVKITIGFMLKKIFTNPVMITIALVDFTSGVLRNGIMQWYLVFAHEMKDKDAVFFEGSQFFIKNWGLLLCMTGIFGGFMAGIISDRMFQSRRGPPAAINNFIMILLLIVMAFNLMSNPTVVGIAAIMITLTVIGVHSLMSGTAAADFGGKKMTATASGIVDGCVYLGSGIQSLAIGYLSHKSWSYWPLFLIPFAVMGLLLSLRMWNELPKATKKYIEEIEKAEEKAQKLGTTTVGSSDPTPTT
- a CDS encoding universal stress protein, with translation MRIIWALDAFEDNKELNQRMADYLTHLHQTLQAEIEPLYLLRENEIVLPTYEVPAWVTDHSKTAESLFKEVLSDYNLPFLLEPKVIPHASQSHAGAAETLSHYALRTGTDLIVVGSHGREGFQRFILGSFAESLLLQSEVPVCVVGAHTTKTRSPKNILFPTEFGEHSKDNFRHVLELAKNLKSGVTLLHAIARPIESLFDLDTRPRIYNFKGQMLTLDQIIEHTIEEQSHRAQHWVDWAHKEGVEAQFIIDNSFRGVDELVMEAIDSTEADLVVMEAQSGPMSAALLGSYTRNVVRKAHCPVYVLTRHFYDKKEDRFVEPSP
- a CDS encoding response regulator transcription factor; its protein translation is MDGQNDLRHFANLGTKLGLCVKDQDKRVLYQNENSINTCGNMLGEQCTKTCMTLYKKIEECSAISEGMKLFKATEIEGHKVDALIVNDGDKITTMLYPLDESEEKFQKQEVYFREKGLTKSEIRIMQMVLQGMTNANIAEKLFISKATLKTHLNNIYKKLPESMRPSQVRN
- a CDS encoding TetR/AcrR family transcriptional regulator; this encodes MGAAPQTHTSPEKKYMLKIPVQKRSKETVASIVESCARLLVQEPYHAITTDKIAEMAGVSIGSLYQFFANKEAIVAAVIDDLLQKDLAYIEEKLAHLQTPDLDAKIHAFIDIGFTRFHDNRPLRTALQGVQGMLDYWETRRVFFEHYQKAVLAHMPVYQGRDRDMMALFVVSCFNNILQLGLLGPQTVEREEAIKKEVFTLFSRYLKP
- a CDS encoding NAD(P)H-dependent flavin oxidoreductase, with translation MLKKIKTSFTDTMGINYPIIAAPMFLVSNTDIVVEASEAGGIGTFPALNYRPIEQYAEALKNIKSRTKKPIGVNVIVNKSNTRQGEDIKVALDHGVEMFITSLGSPKSVIQDAHKNGAKVFCDVTNLEHALKVQDMGADGVIAVGAGAGGHAGPISPLVLIPWLKTRLQIPIIAAGGIAHGSMISACLALGASGVSVGTRFIASREAQVDQSYKDAIVNSTPEDIVMTTRVSGTPAAVINTPYVQKMGTDLPWAMKVLKDYKLTKKYMVPLIHLMGMKSLEAAATKPTWKTVWTAGQSVGLVEEILTVKEIYAKLINEYDESVKSLSQLGLE
- a CDS encoding DUF4442 domain-containing protein, which produces MKNLKYTLFVHLYGLFKIPLVLFVSPRVVEAGKKRFVIKIPLGYRTKNHLNSMYFGALGIGAELSIAAAAVFAISESKQKIDFVFKDFKGEYLKRGDGDVHFICDEVELVNSLIEESKTNPNRIERKMKGYAIVPSVSETEPIMTYELTLSVRNRSLKT